In Labilithrix sp., a single genomic region encodes these proteins:
- the rseP gene encoding RIP metalloprotease RseP, with protein MDFLYFVLFISILIFIHEFGHFAFAKLFGVKVLTFSIGFGPKVLKVRGKETEYCIGLLPFGGFVKMLEEGKAEQPILPEEKHRTFEAQPLWKRVVIVLAGPAMNLVFPVALYTSVYLEDKEFLPPTVGAVLPGKPADGKLFPGDTITAIDGNAVASFPEVQKAFAKNAGKSLRVTLDRDGKTVDVDVTPSDEIEVVEPSELELFEHVGRVGIAPTFAASVIGIPRTDSPAWRAGLRTFDRITAVNGRKVETLVDLMKMLSQNRGDNVVLTYVRPVPVPQGLGGLADFAVLETGIASLAPRARADGAIVKEGDPEARAKDVFERTGIEGVEMYAAFVPEGSSEHKMGLRAGDRIALLDGVPQKMWKVERRGGHTMADNSLVGSLLREPNRVHELVWTRDGERMSGTFQLRKERWDDDLGQHYERYVFRTTHWQPRVAAKLVPNPHPVLYAVRRGFEETLNAIKFIAVGFVRIAQGRVSLATVSGPITLYDVAGDAGAKGTTYFVWAMAVTSVNLGLLNLLPIPVLDGGHLLLFFIEWIRRRPVSVRTRALSSLVGISVLALLMLVAFKNDVSRKWHWDAVVSQVREMVN; from the coding sequence GTGGACTTCCTCTACTTCGTCCTCTTCATCAGCATCCTGATCTTCATCCATGAGTTCGGGCACTTCGCGTTCGCGAAGCTGTTCGGGGTGAAGGTGCTGACGTTCTCCATCGGCTTCGGGCCGAAGGTGCTGAAGGTCCGCGGCAAGGAGACCGAGTACTGCATCGGCCTGCTCCCCTTCGGCGGCTTCGTGAAGATGCTCGAAGAAGGGAAGGCCGAGCAGCCCATCCTCCCCGAGGAGAAGCACCGCACCTTCGAGGCGCAGCCGCTGTGGAAGCGCGTCGTCATCGTGCTCGCGGGGCCGGCGATGAACCTCGTGTTCCCCGTCGCGCTCTACACGTCGGTGTACCTCGAGGACAAAGAGTTCCTCCCGCCCACGGTGGGCGCCGTGCTGCCGGGCAAGCCCGCCGACGGGAAGCTGTTCCCCGGCGACACGATCACCGCGATCGACGGGAACGCCGTCGCGAGCTTCCCCGAGGTGCAGAAGGCGTTCGCGAAGAACGCCGGCAAGTCGCTCCGCGTCACGCTCGACCGCGACGGGAAGACGGTCGACGTCGACGTCACGCCGAGCGACGAGATCGAGGTCGTCGAGCCGAGCGAGCTCGAGCTGTTCGAGCACGTCGGGCGCGTCGGGATCGCGCCGACGTTCGCCGCGTCCGTGATCGGCATCCCGCGCACCGACTCGCCGGCGTGGCGCGCGGGGCTCCGGACGTTCGACCGCATCACCGCCGTGAACGGGCGCAAGGTCGAGACGCTCGTCGACCTGATGAAGATGCTCTCGCAGAACCGCGGCGACAACGTCGTGCTCACGTACGTGCGGCCGGTGCCGGTGCCGCAAGGGCTTGGAGGGTTGGCCGACTTCGCGGTGCTCGAGACCGGCATCGCGTCGCTCGCGCCGCGCGCGCGGGCGGACGGGGCGATCGTGAAGGAGGGGGACCCCGAGGCGCGCGCGAAGGACGTGTTCGAGCGGACCGGGATCGAGGGCGTCGAGATGTACGCCGCGTTCGTGCCGGAAGGATCGAGCGAGCACAAGATGGGGCTCCGCGCCGGCGACCGCATCGCCCTCCTCGACGGCGTCCCGCAGAAGATGTGGAAGGTCGAGCGGCGCGGCGGCCACACGATGGCCGACAACTCGCTCGTCGGATCGCTCCTGCGCGAGCCGAACCGCGTGCACGAGCTCGTGTGGACGCGCGACGGCGAGCGCATGTCCGGCACGTTCCAGCTGCGGAAAGAGCGGTGGGACGACGACCTCGGGCAGCACTACGAGCGCTACGTGTTCCGCACCACCCACTGGCAGCCGCGCGTCGCGGCCAAGCTCGTGCCGAACCCGCACCCCGTGCTGTATGCGGTGCGGCGCGGGTTCGAGGAGACGCTGAACGCGATCAAGTTCATCGCGGTCGGGTTCGTGCGCATCGCGCAGGGGCGCGTGAGCCTCGCGACCGTGAGCGGGCCGATCACGCTCTACGACGTGGCGGGGGACGCGGGCGCGAAGGGGACCACCTACTTCGTGTGGGCGATGGCGGTCACGAGCGTGAACCTCGGGCTCTTGAACCTGCTGCCGATCCCCGTCCTCGACGGGGGGCACCTGCTGCTCTTCTTCATCGAGTGGATCCGCCGTCGCCCCGTCAGCGTGCGGACCCGCGCGCTCTCGAGCCTCGTCGGCATCAGCGTCCTCGCGCTGCTCATGCTCGTCGCCTTCAAGAACGACGTGTCCCGCAAATGGCACTGGGACGCCGTCGTCAGCCAAGTCCGGGAGATGGTCAATTGA
- a CDS encoding IPT/TIG domain-containing protein, whose translation MSAQRFFACLFVLLCLVAPAGCEDGGGAAPAPAPDGGTTTAPTRPITEPVSRVDPDEADKPTAAKLEPAAAALGSIGPTVVVTGTGFVPRSVVRVDGVALETSFRSETELAATIPTEKLAEVGELAVSVRTPAPGGGDSEALPFAVENPPPEVIALDPLSVVAGSGATKVTVVGTTFVRGSKIMFGTTELATTFKDAEHLEGTIPPAALTVSASVPVSVTTPAPGGGASTKIAFTISNPSTTIESITPNGTIVGSGELELIVKGTGFVGTSTVLFNTTKLTPMAGGTAGELKVTVPASATAFVGDLPVAVENPPPGGGVSEPVVFSVTNPAPVATSVTPPSIPAGSGQTPVTVNGSGFVNGSKVIGMTPVAATTFVSATQLRVTLTPAHLAKVGSLALKVQTSAPGGGTSADVTLELPVAAPKVTAVEPSSLVAGAADTPITIRGSLFVAATTATAGGQPLAVTYKSGSELSAVLPAALLAQPGPIPIVVTNAGATGGSSAPANVTVGCDPGGDVVANLTDTTTIHAFDTELAGAPLLSRWTSDGTCPNVTLSPVITKQPGRFAVVQNGTAGPITLSAWADCTNDGKGAAFLALYRRASAPASDPERQQCTGFVADGSPHVSPDSGGSANCPGLTKANGGGITLAACERAVVHIQPFDFASTTFTPPPTLKIRAE comes from the coding sequence TTGAGCGCCCAACGTTTTTTTGCCTGCCTCTTCGTGCTCCTCTGCCTCGTCGCGCCCGCCGGCTGCGAGGACGGCGGCGGCGCCGCGCCCGCGCCCGCGCCCGACGGCGGGACCACCACCGCGCCGACGCGCCCGATCACCGAGCCCGTCTCGCGCGTCGATCCGGACGAGGCGGACAAACCGACCGCCGCGAAGCTCGAGCCCGCGGCCGCGGCGCTCGGATCGATCGGCCCGACCGTCGTCGTCACCGGGACCGGGTTCGTGCCGCGCTCGGTCGTGCGCGTCGACGGCGTCGCGCTCGAGACGAGCTTCCGGAGCGAGACCGAGCTCGCGGCGACGATCCCGACCGAGAAGCTCGCGGAGGTGGGGGAGCTCGCGGTGTCGGTGCGCACGCCCGCCCCCGGCGGCGGCGACAGCGAGGCGCTGCCGTTCGCGGTCGAGAACCCGCCGCCGGAGGTCATCGCGCTCGATCCGCTCTCCGTCGTCGCCGGCTCCGGCGCGACGAAGGTCACCGTCGTCGGCACCACCTTCGTGCGCGGTTCGAAGATCATGTTCGGCACGACCGAGCTCGCGACCACCTTCAAGGACGCGGAGCACCTCGAAGGGACGATCCCGCCCGCCGCGCTCACGGTGTCGGCGAGCGTCCCGGTGTCGGTCACGACGCCCGCGCCCGGCGGCGGGGCGTCGACGAAGATCGCGTTCACGATCTCGAACCCCAGCACTACGATCGAGAGCATCACGCCCAACGGGACTATCGTTGGATCCGGCGAGCTCGAGCTTATCGTCAAAGGTACTGGATTCGTCGGGACGAGCACGGTCCTCTTCAACACGACGAAGCTCACGCCGATGGCGGGGGGGACCGCCGGCGAGCTGAAGGTGACCGTCCCCGCGAGCGCGACCGCGTTCGTGGGAGACCTCCCCGTCGCGGTCGAGAACCCGCCGCCCGGCGGGGGCGTCAGCGAGCCCGTCGTCTTCAGCGTGACCAACCCGGCGCCGGTCGCCACGTCGGTCACGCCGCCGTCGATCCCGGCCGGCTCCGGCCAGACGCCGGTCACCGTGAACGGGAGCGGGTTCGTCAACGGATCGAAGGTGATCGGCATGACGCCGGTCGCGGCGACGACGTTCGTGAGCGCGACGCAGCTCCGCGTCACGCTCACGCCGGCGCACCTCGCGAAGGTCGGGAGCCTCGCGCTGAAGGTGCAGACCTCCGCGCCCGGCGGCGGCACCTCCGCCGACGTGACGCTCGAGCTCCCGGTCGCGGCGCCGAAGGTCACCGCGGTGGAGCCGTCGTCGCTCGTCGCCGGCGCGGCCGACACGCCGATCACGATCCGCGGGAGCCTCTTCGTCGCCGCGACGACCGCGACCGCGGGAGGGCAGCCGCTCGCGGTGACGTACAAGAGCGGCTCGGAGCTCTCGGCGGTGCTCCCCGCCGCGCTGCTCGCGCAGCCGGGGCCGATCCCGATCGTGGTCACGAACGCGGGCGCGACCGGCGGCTCGAGCGCGCCGGCGAACGTGACGGTGGGGTGCGATCCAGGCGGAGACGTCGTCGCGAACCTCACCGACACGACGACGATCCACGCGTTCGACACCGAGCTCGCCGGCGCGCCGCTGCTCTCGCGGTGGACCTCGGACGGGACGTGCCCGAACGTCACGCTCTCGCCCGTCATCACGAAGCAGCCGGGGCGCTTCGCGGTGGTCCAGAACGGGACCGCGGGCCCGATCACGCTGTCCGCGTGGGCCGACTGCACGAACGACGGCAAGGGCGCCGCGTTCCTCGCGCTCTATCGCCGCGCGAGCGCGCCGGCCTCCGATCCCGAGCGGCAGCAGTGCACCGGCTTCGTCGCCGACGGCTCGCCGCACGTGAGCCCCGACTCCGGCGGGAGCGCGAATTGCCCCGGCCTCACCAAGGCGAACGGCGGCGGCATCACCCTCGCCGCGTGCGAGCGCGCCGTCGTCCACATCCAGCCCTTCGACTTCGCGAGCACGACCTTCACCCCACCGCCGACCCTGAAGATCAGGGCGGAGTGA